Sequence from the Rutidosis leptorrhynchoides isolate AG116_Rl617_1_P2 chromosome 3, CSIRO_AGI_Rlap_v1, whole genome shotgun sequence genome:
TAAGAAGATTAGCAATTTTGTTGCAGAGGTCGAATTATTGGGTAATTTATTGCCCTTTAAGTTGTTGTATCAAGGGGTTTCATGTCATTACTTTCACGATTCAGTGTTTGATCTTTTGTGAATTGCTCATTATCATTGATGATTCAAGTAGTTTTCTTATGTCTTTCGCTTGCACTGTCGAAATCATGTTAAGAAAACACGTGCATTTTTTTTACAAAGAGTTGATTCACTTAAACATCCATTCGGGGTTCTTCAAACGTTTTCCATCACTTTAATCACATTAAACTACCTACAAATCTCACATCAACACAATTCGTCTGTCTATTATTCCCTTTTTGTTTGTAGAGTAATGTGAGTTAAATACTTAAATGTGACACTCATTTTTTTAATATGGCAATGAGTTGTATTTGGAACTATGGAAGCTCTTCTGCAATTACTAATAAAGTTATAAAATCTAAATAAAAAGCGTTGGCCTACAGTTAAATCAAGTACCACAAATGATGTTTCACAAGATTTAGGACAGGAGACCTATATGAATAAGAAGACCAAACAAGGAATAAAAATCATACTGTAACAACCAATGTAACAGTAGCATAAGTTCAGGGGCTAATATGCAATTTACTCTAAGTTCACATGTTCAGAAAAAGGCAATCATAAAGACTCCCATAGGGAACAAATTTCGTCCCTTCATCACATATCATCTCTTAACAACTTCTCAATTTTCACTGCCATGTCAGCAAAGTTATCAACCCAAATGTCAACCTTTAATTGGCTAATACATTATGGCCTCAAAATGCATATCACTAGTGACACCATATGGAAGTATAAAATCAGTGAGCCTAAACACTGGTGTTTAATTCAAAAGGATAAAAGTTGAGTCCATTGAAACCAACCATGGCCTCAGCATCTCTTTTCAAGCCATCTCCAACAACCATTCTTGATAAGTCTGATTGGGTCAAGGGTCAAACCCTTCGCCAAGCCCCGGTCTTTGCGGTTAGGTTCAACTCAACCGCACCATCTGCACTCACGGTCCGTGCCTCGTACGCTGATGAACTCGTCAAGACAGCGGTTAGTGTTTTCTTTAAAACGATAATTTAAATATTCCCGTGATTTTTTGCTCACTTTATAAGAAAGTGACATAATAGTACATAATCGGTTCCTAACTTTTGTAGATGATAGTTATATTATGAGAAGTTGATATTGATGTTTGTGGAATAATTAAAACTAGATAACGGAAACTTTCATATTACTCCGTACAAAATATTGAAGGTATATGAGCATGAAAGATAGTTTGAATGGCCTATTTCAAAGTGCATATGGCTTAATAAGTgcttccaaacttcaaaaataCTTTTTTCCCTCTAAAGGTTCTTATCCTGCTTTTAAAGGAATATATGTTTATCTTGCGTTAGGGTCGTCTTGTTAATTTTAAAGGTCATGTTCAATAAGAAAAAGAGGCTAGAATAAGTACAATAATATTGCAAAAATTGTAATATTTTAAAACCTTATAAATAACTGGATAATAGAATATATTGTTGGGCTATGTTTTTGGGCCCTTTTAGATTTTGGGCCATGTGCGATTGCACGCCCCAAAATCCGGCACTGGTTGTTGAGTAACATGATACATGTGTGATGAGAGGATATGTTCTGCAGAAAACGATTGCGTCACCTGGACGAGGAATCCTAGCCATGGACGAGTCAAACGCTACCTGCGGAAAGCGGTTAGCTTCGATCGGTCTTGAGAACACTGAGGCTAACCGTCAAGCTTACCGTACCCTGCTTGTGACCCCACCAGGCCTAGGAAACTACATCTCTGGTGCTATCCTATTTGAGGAGACCTTGTACCAATCGACTGTTGATGGCAAGAAGATTGTCGATATCCTTGTTGAACAAGGGATTGTTCCCGGGATCAAAGTCGACAAGGTAGTACAGCTAGATTTATCATCGATTTGCGCTACTTTTTATTACTCGTTTACTGAGTGGTTAATTGAATATTTAACCTTTGACAGGGTCTAGTGCCGTTGGCTGGCTCAAACGACGAGTCATGGTGCCAAGGTCTTGATGGACTCGCCTCTCGTTCTGCTGCTTACTACCAACAGGGTGCTCGTTTCGCCAAATGGTAAATCCATGTTGTCGCTCAAAACGGGTCAAAATAAAGATTTTTTGTTGGATGTTGAACTGGATTGGGTTGACCCGCAACCACTTTTTAAACTGTTTGTTTAGACTTTCTTGCAATAAGGATTTCTTGTGACCCATTTGACCTGTTCCATTATATCTAGATTTTTAATTTGATTTGTTAGACAATGAAAATAAACAACCGACCCATTTATAATGAAATGGGTCAAGTTTACCACCTCTAAATTTAGTTTCTTGATCATGTAGGCGTACAGTTGTGAGCATTCCCAACGGTCCAACAGCACTTGCAGTGAAGGAAGCCGCATGGGGTCTGGCTCGTTACGCTGCAATTTCTCAGGTAATAAACTAACATACATAACCATGGTTACATGTGAAACAATGTCTAAAAACTTCTTACGCTGCACTTTGTAGGACAACGGTCTGGTCCCAATTGTTGAGCCCGAAATCTTGCTTGATGGAGAACATGGAATAGACCGGACTTTCGAGGTTGCACAAAAGGTGTGGGCTGAGGTGTTCTATTACCTAGCGGAAAACAACGTGATGTTTGAAGGCATCTTATTGAAACCAAGCATGGTTACACCCGGTGCTGATTGCAAAGAACGGGCCACACCTCAACAAGTTGCTGAATATACTCTTAACCTTCTCAAACGAAGAATCCCACCTGCAGTTCCCGGCATCATGGCAAGTATTTCTAAACCTATATGTGGTTAAAACGGGTAAACGGGTAAACGGATAAGGTTTTTCCGGTCTACCCGGAAAAAGAGAGTAATTTTTACTCAGATGTACGCGACCTATCTGATATATCGTGACCGTTTTCCATCATGGAGTGGTCACCCTAAGATATGTTTTTAGTGACGTTTTAGCCTGAGACCTCATGTGAGGAACTCATGACCAACTAATGGCTATTTGGGATGGTTAATTTggttaaaaagtaaaaaaaatacatGTGGCGTCCCCATGGTTTACCTCAGGTTTCATGGGGGTCCCTAAACTTTTTATTTTGACGTGTGGGATCCTCTTACTTTACACTCGTTTTTTGCGAGGGGTCCCGTGAGTAACGTGTGAGATCCGCGTACTTTACACTCGTTAAGTTGTATCTGCAAACCACATGGACCCCTAGAGAAACGAGTGTAAAGTACGAAAACCCCGCACGTAAAAAAAAGTTTAGGGACCCCACATGAAATCTGGGGTAAAACACAGGGACACTTCATGTAATTTTTTTTGTTGAAAAAGCTTAAGAAGTTATCTAATGCATAAGTTACTGATAAAAAATGCAGTTCTTGTCTGGTGGGCAATCTGAGGTGGAGGCTACACTCAACTTGAATGCAATGAACCAAAGCCCGAACCCATGGCACGTGTCATTCTCATATGCACGTGCCCTTCAGAACACATGCCTAAAGACATGGGGAGGAAGGCCTGAAAACGTGAAGGCGGCTCAGGACGCTTTGTTGCTCAGGGCTAGTGCCAACTCGCTTGCGCAGCTCGGGAAATACAAGGGGGACGGTGAGTCTGAGGAGGCGAAAAAGGGAATGTTTGTTAAGGGATATGTCTACTAAGTTCAATAAAGATATTATGAATTTGTGTTAATGTCTTTAGCTTATGAAAGACTGCTGCTACTTTTGTGCATAGCATCTAGTTGTAGCTATTCTATAAGTTTTTCGTGCTACTGGTGATATTGAGATGGAATCAATCATGGATTCTTATATCTTGTAGTTTTGACAGAAATCTATAAGATGCGTttccttaattattattattctataaaatgtGCAATTCCAGATTGTTTACAAAGAGGTAATACAAATTGTGTGCCTCATTTGCATCATTATGATGCATACCTTATTGCAACTCCAAACTTCTTTGTTAAACCCTGTCTCAACTTACACAAATATACAATTGTTTCTAAAACATATATGATAAGACCATCTTTATCCCTGAAGCCCATGATGGGCGTGTTGCTGGGTGGTgtggggtgcttgatgagcgtgctgcCAGACTGCTGGGTAATGGGTGGCGTGCTGAGTGGCGTGTTgggggattttttaattttttttttcatttttcttgcatttaatttattttgtttaattagtttatattattattttgtaattataataacaaattaatttaataaaacacactaaaattaatattaaaaattattacaatcctaaaaatagaaaattacaataaataaaaagaCGACCTAAagttactttattttttttttaaaagtcctAAAAATTTAAACTACTACTCGTCGTCTTCATCCGACAACTGAATCAAGTCTCTGTACTCTTGGAGCaagttcttcttcatcttcatgcaACGCTTTCTCTCTTTCGGATTCGCGATGTTATTAATGTCCAAGTTCGACAGAAATGTTTGATTTTGTTGTGTTTGATATATGTGTTTGAAGTTATATATAgttgagaaataaaaaaaaaaaaaaaaaaaaaaaaaaaacacaaacatCCGTTGCATTTTGTTGCGGCTGGGAGGAGTCCACGTCGACCAAGTAGCCAACACGCGTACCAGATGTTCGGTTGAAACTTGCTGCACGCCGACCAAAATGGTGCCAACACGCCACCACTACACCGCGTGTTGGCCGGTGTTGGTGGCAACACGCCACTGCTAAAGGTGGTCTATCACACCATTCTTGTCAATAGTAAAGAAATTAGACTTGCCACACATCAATATTGTGAGTTAAGTGATCACCGAGTATTCATAttctccattatgatatatattcttttttaaaaaaaacttaattTGGAGTGTTATGTTTTGAAACTAACATGGATCATCATTAAAATACTTAAGTGCACAATAACACCATTTGTAGTAGTGAGGGGACGTGAGTTGATGGTGTAAGTTATAGTGTGGAGTAATGGTGGTATGGGTTTTTGGTGTGAGTGATGACTGTTGTGATGATGCGTTAAAATAT
This genomic interval carries:
- the LOC139901118 gene encoding fructose-bisphosphate aldolase 1, chloroplastic, translated to MASASLFKPSPTTILDKSDWVKGQTLRQAPVFAVRFNSTAPSALTVRASYADELVKTAKTIASPGRGILAMDESNATCGKRLASIGLENTEANRQAYRTLLVTPPGLGNYISGAILFEETLYQSTVDGKKIVDILVEQGIVPGIKVDKGLVPLAGSNDESWCQGLDGLASRSAAYYQQGARFAKWRTVVSIPNGPTALAVKEAAWGLARYAAISQDNGLVPIVEPEILLDGEHGIDRTFEVAQKVWAEVFYYLAENNVMFEGILLKPSMVTPGADCKERATPQQVAEYTLNLLKRRIPPAVPGIMFLSGGQSEVEATLNLNAMNQSPNPWHVSFSYARALQNTCLKTWGGRPENVKAAQDALLLRASANSLAQLGKYKGDGESEEAKKGMFVKGYVY